One window from the genome of Malus domestica chromosome 01, GDT2T_hap1 encodes:
- the LOC103431866 gene encoding chorismate synthase, chloroplastic-like: MASSLASKPFLGAPTTDGLSGLCSSSDLRTLSSSSVQFVIRPRNPKKLQVQAAGNTTGNHFRVTTFGESHGGGVGCVIDGCPPRMPLSVEDLQGDLDRRRPGQSRITTPRKETDTCRILSGVHEGVTTGTPILVLVPNTDQRGRDYDEMSVAYRPSHADRTYDQKYGIRSVQGGGRSSARETIGRVAAGALAKKILKAFSGTEILAYVSQVHKVVLPEELVDHHTLTLDQIESNIVRCPDPEYAEKMIAAIDAVRVKGQSIGGVVTCIVRNCPPGLGSPVFDKLEAECAKAVMSLPATKGFEFGSGFAGTFLTGSEHNDEFYLDDQGKIRTRTNRSGGTQGGLSNGEIINMRIAFKPTATIGKKQNTVTRDKKEIELIARGRHDPCVVPRAVPMVEAVIALALVDQLMADFAQCHMFPINPDLQDPVPQPLVDAAEAATLHI, from the exons ATGGCTTCCTCTCTCGCTTCCAAACCATTCCTCGGAGCTCCAACGACCGATGGGCTTTCTGGGTTGTGCTCCTCCTCCGATCTTCGGACCCTCTCGTCCTCCTCCGTTCAATTTGTGATCCGCCCGAGAAACCCCAAGAAACTcc AGGTGCAGGCAGCTGGGAATACTACCGGGAATCATTTTCGTGTTACAACTTTTGGGGAATCTCatggtggtggtgttggttgtgtaATTGATGGATGCCCTCCTCGTATGCCGCTCTCCGTAGAAGATTTGCAAGGTGACCTTGACAGAAG GAGGCCAGGTCAGAGTCGAATTACTACCCCTAGGAAGGAAACTGACACATGCCGAATACTTTCAGGAGTTCATGAAG GAGTGACAACTGGGACACCAATTCTTGTGCTTGTACCCAATACTGATCAGAGAGGACGT GATTATGACGAAATGTCAGTAGCTTATAGGCCTTCACATGCAGATCGAACTTATGACCAAAAGTATGGTATCAGATCAGTGCAG GGTGGTGGTAGATCTTCTGCTAGAGAAACAATTGGAAGAGTTGCAGCTGGAGCCCTTGCCAAGAAAATCCTTAAGGCTTTCTCAGGAACTGAG ATCCTAGCTTATGTTTCACAAGTTCATAAGGTTGTGCTTCCCGAGGAATTGGTTGATCATCACACTTTGACACTTGATCAG ATAGAGAGTAATATCGTTAGGTGCCCAGATCCTGAATATGCAGAGAAGATGATCGCAGCCATTGATGCTGTCAGGGTGAAGGGGCAATCCATTGGTGGTGTTGTCACATGCATTGTTAGAAATTGCCCGCca GGGCTTGGTTCACCAGTCTTTGATAAACTTGAAGCTGAATGTGCTAAAGCTGTTATGTCATTACCTGCAACAAAGGGATTTGAATTTGGAAGTGGATTTGCAG GTACCTTTTTAACTGGGAGTGAACATAATGATGAGTTCTATTTGGATGATCAAGGAAAAATCAGGACAAGAACAAATCGCTCTGGCGGGACACAG GGAGGACTATCCAATGGGGAAATCATAAACATGAGAATAGCTTTCAAGCCAACAGCTACAATTGGA AAGAAACAGAATACAGTGACTAGAGATAAAAAGGAGATAGAACTTATAGCCCGTGGTCGCCATGATCCTTGTGTTGTTCCGCGAG CTGTGCCGATGGTGGAAGCTGTAATAGCGCTTGCGCTCGTGGACCAACTAATGGCAGATTTTGCTCAGTGTCATATGTTTCCTATCAATCCCGACCTGCAAGACCCTGTGCCGCAGCCGTTGGTTGATGCAGCAGAGGCAGCAACTCTGCACATTTGA